One segment of Streptosporangium brasiliense DNA contains the following:
- a CDS encoding MarR family winged helix-turn-helix transcriptional regulator has translation MTDKHQEEDVFREFLIAVMLHIEAIADRLGVHHVDVAALILLEMRGPLPVGVISEELGLPSASATRLTDRLEKAGYVRRVRGERDRRMVTVELIEGGMAEYHATRITSERHLGEIRGHYTPEQVPLMLGILTGVARAYRSATRELREQSG, from the coding sequence GTGACCGACAAGCACCAAGAAGAGGACGTCTTCCGCGAGTTCCTGATCGCGGTCATGCTGCACATCGAGGCGATCGCCGACCGGCTCGGCGTGCACCATGTGGACGTGGCCGCCCTCATCCTGCTGGAGATGCGCGGCCCGCTCCCCGTGGGAGTCATCTCCGAGGAGCTGGGGCTGCCGTCCGCCTCCGCGACCCGGCTCACCGACCGCCTGGAGAAGGCCGGCTATGTGCGGCGGGTGCGCGGCGAGCGCGACCGGCGCATGGTCACCGTGGAGCTGATAGAAGGTGGCATGGCCGAGTACCACGCCACCCGCATCACCTCCGAGCGGCACCTTGGAGAGATCCGCGGGCATTACACGCCGGAGCAGGTGCCGTTGATGCTGGGTATCCTCACCGGCGTCGCCCGGGCCTACCGCTCGGCGACCAGGGAACTGCGCGAGCAGTCCGGCTGA
- a CDS encoding AbfB domain-containing protein: MELRRGAHRPLADVLQARGDRGRARRAGALRSRWGRTVRPHRPPGPSASRYSFGSRDRPGPFLRHQDFRVRPAPRQTTAPSAADATFCATDGDNGQGVSWQSHD, encoded by the coding sequence GTGGAGCTTCGACGCGGTGCCCACCGGCCACTGGCCGATGTTCTCCAAGCCCGCGGAGACCGCGGCCGCGCTCGCCGCGCTGGGGCACTGAGATCGCGGTGGGGGCGGACGGTCCGCCCCCACCGCCCGCCGGGGCCGAGCGCCTCCCGCTACTCCTTCGGATCCCGCGACCGGCCCGGCCCGTTCCTGCGCCACCAGGACTTCCGCGTCCGGCCGGCCCCCCGCCAGACCACCGCCCCGTCCGCCGCCGACGCGACCTTCTGCGCCACCGACGGCGACAACGGGCAGGGCGTGTCGTGGCAGTCCCACGATTGA
- a CDS encoding TetR/AcrR family transcriptional regulator, translated as MGPTSTSPSAQRSRGRPRKMAVPEAVAAALRLVDEDGLDSLTMRRLAAALDVQVGTLYRHFATKQTLLAAMAEEMLAGCAGPLPDGLTWREQVTELAGRLRMALLRHRDGARVYAGTHSVGPNTLSYTDTLVGVLRETCLSPEAATRTALTIVHFIVGHTLEEQAAQALAESELPATLTLLHAALDPGTYPNLAAAEATLTSTDFVGHFAHGLNLIIKGLAGE; from the coding sequence ATGGGACCCACGTCAACCTCCCCGTCCGCCCAGCGCTCCCGAGGCCGCCCCCGCAAGATGGCCGTGCCGGAGGCGGTCGCCGCCGCCCTGCGCCTGGTGGACGAGGACGGGCTCGACTCGCTGACCATGCGCCGCCTGGCCGCGGCCCTCGACGTCCAGGTGGGCACGCTCTACCGGCACTTCGCCACCAAGCAGACGCTGCTCGCCGCCATGGCCGAGGAGATGCTCGCGGGCTGCGCCGGCCCGCTGCCCGACGGGCTCACCTGGCGCGAACAGGTCACCGAACTGGCCGGGCGGCTGCGTATGGCGTTGCTGCGTCACCGCGACGGCGCACGTGTCTACGCGGGCACCCACTCTGTCGGCCCCAACACGCTGAGCTACACCGACACCCTCGTGGGCGTGCTGCGTGAGACATGCCTGAGCCCTGAGGCGGCCACCCGTACGGCACTCACAATCGTCCACTTCATCGTCGGCCACACGCTGGAGGAACAGGCCGCCCAGGCTCTCGCCGAGTCCGAGTTGCCCGCCACACTGACCCTGCTGCACGCGGCCCTCGACCCGGGTACCTACCCCAACCTGGCAGCCGCCGAGGCCACGCTGACCAGCACCGACTTCGTCGGCCACTTCGCCCACGGCCTGAACCTGATCATCAAAGGACTGGCCGGTGAGTGA
- a CDS encoding S41 family peptidase has product MSAYLRFPTILGETVVFAAEDDLWMVPATGGRAFRLTAGVAEAGYPRFSPRGDQLAFAGREEGPEEVYVMPADGGAARRVTYHGARSTVTGWDPDGAILYASDEAQPFEGQKWLHRVQPDGIPERLPYGPANSISYGPQIVLGRNTADPARWKRYRGGTVGDLWIGAERFRRLIALPGNLASPCWAGDRVYFISDHEGVGNVYSCTADGGDLRRHSDHADYYARNLSGDGRRLVYHAGAELYLIEDGESHHIGVCLRSSRTQRNRRFAPAEDFLDSATLSPDGSGLAITTRGKAFSFAAWEGPVRQHGAPYGVRYRLLTWLNDGERLIAAASDDGDREVLTVLTADGGAEPVGLGHLDTGRVTALEVSPKEDRVAIANHRNELLMIDLTGGTAAGAGSTVIDSSRFGAIEDLAWSPDGRWLAYACRETAQTMAVKLCRAETGETFTATRPVLWDTCPAFDPGGDYLYFIGQRVFNPVYDELQFDLGFPLGSRPYAIGLRADVGSPFVPEPRPLKDDDEDDDEEEIEVVIDLEGIQDRVVVFPVPEGRYDRIAGIKGKAVYLTFPVEGSLGDDYADSSDGTLQVYDFADQKQETLVGDVSEFQLGRDGATLLYQSGKRLRVIKASEAPEDDDTPGRAGGWVDLSRVKVSIRPEAEWRQMFREAWRLQRENFWTQDMAGIDWEGVYQRYLPLVDRVTTRGEFSDLLWELLGELGTSHAYESGGAYRSRPHYRQGKLGVDWSFEDGHYRIARIVSGDRWDPGATSPLNRLGVDVRPGDTVLAINGQPVGPLAGPDERLVNQADEEVQLTVGRGEDRLTFNVKAIGDEQPGRYRDWVEANRAHCHERSGGRIGYLHIPDMGPEGYSEFHRGFLTEYDREGLIVDVRFNGGGHVSALLLEKLARRRLGYNFPRWGMPEPYPDESPRGPMVAITNEWAGSDGDIFSHTFKLLGLGPLIGKRTWGGVVGIWPRHQLADGTVTTQPEFSFAFDDVGWRVENYGTDPDIEVDITPQDYARGVDTQLDRAIEVALGRLLLHPPHTPDPADRPRLTVPRLPPR; this is encoded by the coding sequence ATCCTGTACGCCAGCGACGAGGCCCAGCCCTTCGAGGGCCAGAAGTGGCTGCACCGCGTCCAGCCGGACGGGATCCCCGAGCGCCTGCCGTACGGCCCGGCCAACTCCATCTCCTACGGCCCGCAGATCGTGCTCGGCCGCAACACCGCCGACCCCGCCCGCTGGAAGCGCTACCGGGGCGGCACCGTGGGCGACCTGTGGATCGGCGCCGAGCGGTTCCGGCGGCTCATCGCCCTGCCGGGCAACCTGGCCTCGCCCTGCTGGGCGGGGGACCGGGTCTACTTCATCTCCGACCACGAGGGCGTCGGCAACGTCTACTCCTGCACCGCCGACGGCGGCGACCTGCGCAGGCACTCCGACCACGCCGACTACTACGCCCGCAACCTCTCCGGCGACGGCCGCCGGCTGGTCTACCACGCCGGGGCCGAGCTCTACCTGATCGAGGACGGGGAGTCCCACCACATCGGGGTATGCCTGCGCAGCTCCCGCACCCAGCGCAACCGCCGCTTCGCCCCGGCCGAGGACTTCCTCGACAGCGCGACGCTCAGCCCGGACGGCAGCGGCCTGGCCATCACCACCCGGGGCAAGGCGTTCTCCTTCGCCGCCTGGGAGGGCCCGGTCCGCCAGCACGGCGCGCCCTACGGCGTCCGCTACCGCCTGCTGACCTGGCTGAACGACGGCGAGCGGCTCATCGCGGCGGCCAGCGACGACGGCGACCGCGAGGTGCTGACCGTGCTCACCGCCGACGGCGGCGCCGAGCCGGTCGGGCTCGGCCATCTCGACACCGGGCGCGTCACCGCGCTGGAGGTCTCCCCCAAGGAGGACCGGGTCGCGATCGCCAACCACCGCAACGAACTGCTCATGATCGACCTCACCGGGGGCACGGCGGCCGGCGCCGGGAGCACGGTGATCGACTCCAGCAGGTTCGGCGCGATCGAGGACCTCGCCTGGTCGCCCGACGGCCGCTGGCTCGCCTACGCCTGCCGGGAGACCGCGCAGACCATGGCCGTCAAGCTGTGCCGGGCCGAGACCGGCGAGACCTTCACCGCCACCCGCCCGGTGCTGTGGGACACCTGCCCCGCCTTCGACCCGGGTGGCGACTACCTCTACTTCATCGGCCAGCGGGTCTTCAACCCGGTCTACGACGAGCTCCAGTTCGACCTGGGCTTCCCCCTCGGCTCCCGCCCCTACGCCATCGGGCTCCGCGCCGACGTCGGCTCCCCCTTCGTCCCCGAGCCCCGGCCGCTCAAGGACGACGACGAGGACGACGACGAAGAAGAGATCGAGGTGGTCATCGACCTGGAGGGCATCCAGGACCGCGTCGTCGTCTTCCCCGTCCCCGAGGGGCGCTACGACCGCATCGCCGGGATCAAGGGCAAGGCCGTCTACCTGACCTTCCCCGTCGAGGGCAGCCTCGGCGACGACTACGCCGACTCCTCCGACGGCACGCTGCAGGTCTACGACTTCGCCGACCAGAAGCAGGAGACCCTGGTCGGGGACGTCTCGGAGTTCCAGCTCGGCCGCGACGGCGCCACCCTGCTCTACCAGTCGGGCAAGCGGCTACGGGTGATCAAGGCGAGCGAGGCGCCCGAGGACGACGACACGCCGGGCCGGGCCGGCGGATGGGTCGACCTGTCACGGGTCAAGGTGTCCATCCGCCCGGAGGCCGAGTGGCGGCAGATGTTCCGCGAGGCCTGGCGGCTGCAGCGGGAGAACTTCTGGACCCAGGACATGGCCGGGATCGACTGGGAGGGCGTCTACCAGCGCTATCTCCCTCTGGTGGACCGGGTCACCACCCGGGGGGAGTTCTCCGACCTGCTGTGGGAGCTGCTCGGCGAGCTCGGCACCTCCCACGCCTACGAGAGCGGCGGCGCCTACCGGTCCCGGCCGCACTACCGGCAGGGCAAGCTCGGCGTCGACTGGTCCTTCGAGGACGGCCACTACCGGATCGCCCGGATCGTCAGCGGGGACCGCTGGGACCCCGGCGCCACCTCGCCGCTCAACCGCCTCGGAGTGGACGTACGGCCGGGCGACACCGTGCTGGCCATCAACGGCCAGCCGGTCGGGCCCCTGGCCGGCCCTGACGAGCGGCTGGTCAACCAGGCCGACGAGGAGGTCCAGCTCACCGTCGGGCGCGGTGAGGACAGGCTGACCTTCAACGTCAAGGCCATCGGCGACGAGCAGCCGGGCCGCTACCGCGACTGGGTGGAGGCCAACCGGGCCCACTGCCACGAGCGCAGCGGCGGCCGGATCGGCTACCTGCACATCCCCGACATGGGCCCGGAGGGCTACTCCGAGTTCCACCGCGGCTTCCTCACCGAGTACGACCGCGAGGGCCTGATCGTGGACGTCCGCTTCAACGGCGGCGGCCACGTGTCGGCCCTGCTGCTGGAGAAGCTCGCCCGCCGCCGCCTCGGCTACAACTTCCCCCGCTGGGGCATGCCCGAGCCCTATCCCGACGAGTCGCCGCGGGGGCCGATGGTCGCGATCACCAACGAGTGGGCCGGCTCCGACGGCGACATCTTCAGCCACACCTTCAAACTGCTGGGCCTGGGCCCGCTGATCGGCAAGCGCACCTGGGGCGGGGTGGTCGGCATCTGGCCCCGGCACCAGCTCGCCGACGGCACGGTGACCACCCAGCCGGAGTTCTCCTTCGCCTTCGACGACGTGGGCTGGCGGGTGGAGAACTACGGCACCGACCCCGACATCGAGGTGGACATCACCCCCCAGGACTATGCCCGGGGCGTGGACACCCAGCTCGACAGGGCGATCGAGGTGGCCCTTGGGCGCCTGCTCCTCCACCCCCCGCACACGCCCGATCCGGCCGACCGGCCGCGGCTCACGGTCCCGCGCCTGCCGCCTCGCTGA
- a CDS encoding alpha/beta fold hydrolase, which translates to MSTYVLVPGFWLGAWAWEKVVPALREAGHDVRPVTLTGLGDRAHLAGPEVDLETHIQDIVGTIVSADLREVILVGHSGASAAVTGAADRIPERVARLVYLDCGPVPDGMTFMDLNEPDWKAFIETRVAEQGGGTSYPLISWEEQEQAGASLEGLGEAEREWFASRAAAQPYGTMTQPLTLKGGVDGLPKTLLACSLPLEQVHAMIAAGHPLFAALAGPEWSFDAVPTGHWPMFSKPAETAAALAALGH; encoded by the coding sequence ATGAGCACATATGTTCTGGTCCCCGGTTTCTGGCTCGGCGCATGGGCGTGGGAGAAGGTCGTCCCGGCGCTGCGCGAGGCCGGCCACGACGTCCGCCCGGTCACCCTCACCGGGCTCGGCGACCGGGCGCACCTGGCCGGCCCCGAGGTCGACCTGGAGACGCACATCCAGGACATCGTCGGCACCATCGTCTCCGCGGACCTGCGCGAGGTGATCCTCGTCGGCCACAGCGGCGCCAGCGCCGCGGTCACGGGCGCGGCCGACCGGATCCCCGAGCGCGTCGCCCGGCTCGTCTACCTCGACTGCGGCCCCGTGCCCGACGGCATGACGTTCATGGACCTCAACGAGCCCGACTGGAAGGCGTTCATCGAGACGCGGGTCGCCGAGCAGGGGGGCGGGACGAGCTATCCGCTGATCTCCTGGGAGGAGCAGGAACAGGCCGGAGCGAGCCTGGAGGGGCTGGGCGAGGCCGAACGCGAGTGGTTCGCCTCCCGCGCGGCGGCTCAGCCGTACGGCACCATGACCCAGCCGCTGACGCTGAAGGGCGGCGTGGACGGGCTGCCCAAGACGCTCCTCGCCTGCTCGTTGCCGCTGGAGCAGGTCCACGCGATGATCGCGGCCGGCCATCCGCTCTTCGCGGCGCTCGCCGGGCCGGAGTGGAGCTTCGACGCGGTGCCCACCGGCCACTGGCCGATGTTCTCCAAGCCCGCGGAGACCGCGGCCGCGCTCGCCGCGCTGGGGCACTGA
- a CDS encoding FAD-dependent oxidoreductase, whose amino-acid sequence MDVLVIGAGVGGLAVARSLLAAGHQVRIYEQAPTMRTGGAGLSIFSNGAAVLHDLGVSLDGVGGRFDRIDALTADGRLRLSSDMAHAATLYGFPNKSISRRLLLERLSEGLPGDLISYGTGCRKVTQDGDRVTATFDDGSMITGDLLIGADGHHSVVRRELWGDLPIRTATFGTWQALSRIDIDLTRAHLHLMITGREGACGIIPAGDGKLQWWFDVRWSPGEPRPVAPLAELRRRFGHWASPVPELLAQASEDDLDFFGHHWQKVRREWGKGRVTLLGDAAHLMPPTLGQGANQTLEDVWVLGRELAKGGDPAQRLRAYERARYPHVNLVSRLARHSPANWRIPPLIGRMFSETSQSGMLARFSNRLTALPH is encoded by the coding sequence ATGGATGTTCTTGTCATCGGTGCCGGCGTGGGCGGCCTGGCCGTCGCGCGGAGTCTGCTGGCCGCCGGGCACCAGGTGCGGATCTATGAGCAGGCGCCGACCATGCGGACGGGCGGCGCGGGACTGAGCATCTTCAGCAACGGCGCCGCCGTGCTGCATGATCTCGGTGTCAGCCTTGACGGCGTCGGCGGCCGGTTCGACCGGATCGACGCGCTGACGGCGGACGGCCGACTACGGCTCAGCTCCGACATGGCCCATGCGGCCACGCTCTACGGTTTCCCGAACAAGTCGATCTCCCGCCGCCTTCTGCTGGAGCGGCTGTCCGAGGGGCTGCCCGGCGACCTGATCAGCTACGGCACGGGCTGCCGGAAAGTGACCCAGGACGGCGACCGGGTCACGGCGACCTTCGACGACGGCTCGATGATCACAGGGGACCTGCTCATCGGAGCCGACGGCCATCACTCGGTCGTCCGGCGCGAGCTGTGGGGCGACCTCCCCATCCGGACGGCCACCTTCGGCACCTGGCAGGCCCTGAGCCGGATCGACATCGACCTCACCCGCGCCCACCTCCACCTCATGATCACCGGAAGGGAGGGGGCGTGCGGGATCATCCCCGCCGGGGACGGCAAGCTCCAGTGGTGGTTCGACGTGCGCTGGTCCCCCGGCGAGCCGCGCCCTGTCGCGCCCCTAGCCGAGCTGAGGCGCCGCTTCGGCCACTGGGCGTCCCCCGTCCCCGAGCTGCTCGCCCAGGCGTCCGAGGACGATCTCGACTTCTTCGGCCACCACTGGCAGAAGGTGCGCCGGGAGTGGGGCAAGGGCCGCGTCACCCTGCTCGGCGACGCCGCCCACCTCATGCCGCCCACCCTCGGCCAGGGCGCCAACCAGACCCTGGAGGACGTGTGGGTGCTCGGGCGCGAGCTCGCCAAGGGCGGCGACCCGGCGCAACGGCTACGCGCCTACGAGCGGGCCCGCTACCCGCACGTCAACCTGGTGTCCAGGCTGGCCAGGCACAGCCCCGCCAACTGGCGGATCCCCCCGCTCATCGGCCGGATGTTCTCCGAGACGTCCCAGAGCGGGATGCTCGCCCGCTTCAGCAACCGCCTCACCGCCCTCCCCCACTGA
- a CDS encoding LysR family transcriptional regulator: METRELRYFVAVAEELHFGRAAQRLAMAQPPLSRAIQQLERRLGVVLLHRTARAVALTEAGSVLLREARLALDAVEAAERRTRRAAADQPGVVLAAKAGASRELLSKLLHAYAAEPGAVAVEVMLCGPGEPESLLRNGRADVALLHRPYDTTAGFDTEDLHTEQQVVVLPKGHPLANRAYLSLVEVNAQADLPLPRWPGRDGGHPDGPGPQVRDHTQLFQLIALGLACAVVPESLRDQLGDDHAIVPVPDAPAVTTVIAWPPHSRSKAVADLVRTATRL; the protein is encoded by the coding sequence GTGGAGACGCGGGAGTTGCGATACTTCGTCGCCGTCGCCGAGGAGTTGCACTTCGGGCGGGCGGCACAACGGCTCGCGATGGCGCAACCACCACTGTCGCGGGCGATCCAGCAGCTGGAACGGCGGCTCGGAGTCGTTCTGCTGCACCGCACCGCTCGCGCCGTCGCCTTGACCGAGGCCGGGTCGGTGCTGCTGCGGGAGGCCCGGCTCGCGCTCGACGCGGTCGAAGCCGCCGAGCGCCGCACCCGCCGTGCCGCGGCTGACCAGCCGGGTGTGGTGCTGGCCGCCAAGGCCGGAGCGTCCAGGGAACTGTTGTCGAAGCTTCTGCACGCCTACGCCGCTGAACCGGGCGCCGTGGCAGTCGAGGTGATGCTGTGCGGGCCGGGCGAGCCGGAAAGTCTGCTGCGCAACGGGCGTGCCGACGTTGCTCTGCTCCACCGGCCTTACGACACGACAGCCGGATTCGACACCGAGGATCTGCACACCGAACAGCAGGTCGTGGTCCTGCCCAAGGGTCATCCCCTCGCCAACCGGGCGTATCTGTCGTTAGTCGAGGTCAACGCCCAGGCGGACCTGCCCCTGCCGCGCTGGCCTGGACGGGATGGCGGCCATCCGGACGGCCCCGGCCCGCAGGTGCGCGACCATACCCAACTGTTCCAACTGATCGCGCTCGGACTGGCCTGCGCCGTCGTACCCGAGTCGCTCCGAGACCAGCTAGGCGACGACCACGCCATTGTGCCGGTGCCGGACGCACCGGCCGTCACGACCGTCATCGCCTGGCCGCCACACAGCAGATCCAAAGCCGTCGCCGACCTCGTCCGCACCGCGACACGCCTATAG
- a CDS encoding helix-turn-helix transcriptional regulator, translated as MTVTRVLALLELLQARPGLTGPELAARLEVDERTVRRYAVRLSELGVPVEAERGRHGGYRLLPGYKLPPLMLTDDEATAVVLGLLAGRRTGLAVGETATESALAKIQRVLPQALRERVAAVSATLEHTREPAPASAPKAGPLLALADAVRRGQTVRLAYRSWRGEPSERDLDPYGIVFHSGRWYVAGFDHGSGEVRTFRVDRVASAAGTGRSFDAPDGFDPVAHVVGSLSAVPYRHEVKVLLATTMEEARGRIPASTATLTETADGILLETRAERLDGMAQMLAGLGWPFTVITPDGLRGEIRALAGRLSEAAGAGP; from the coding sequence ATGACCGTCACCCGCGTGCTCGCGCTACTGGAACTCCTGCAGGCCCGGCCGGGTCTGACCGGACCCGAGCTCGCCGCCCGGCTGGAGGTGGACGAGCGCACGGTGCGCCGCTACGCGGTGCGGCTGTCCGAACTCGGGGTCCCGGTGGAGGCCGAGCGCGGGCGCCACGGCGGCTACCGGCTCCTGCCGGGCTACAAGCTGCCGCCGCTGATGCTCACCGACGACGAGGCCACCGCCGTGGTGCTGGGCCTGCTGGCCGGACGGCGGACCGGCCTCGCGGTGGGGGAGACGGCGACCGAGAGCGCGCTTGCCAAGATCCAGCGGGTGCTGCCGCAGGCGCTGCGCGAGCGGGTCGCCGCGGTGTCGGCGACGCTGGAGCACACCCGGGAGCCGGCGCCCGCGAGCGCCCCGAAGGCCGGGCCGCTGCTCGCGCTCGCCGACGCCGTCCGGCGCGGGCAGACGGTGCGGCTGGCCTACCGGTCCTGGCGGGGCGAGCCCTCCGAGCGCGACCTGGACCCCTACGGCATCGTCTTCCACTCCGGCCGCTGGTATGTCGCCGGGTTCGACCACGGCAGCGGGGAGGTGAGGACCTTCCGGGTGGACCGGGTGGCGAGCGCCGCGGGGACCGGGCGCTCCTTCGACGCCCCGGACGGCTTCGACCCCGTCGCGCACGTGGTCGGATCGCTGTCGGCGGTGCCCTACCGGCACGAGGTGAAGGTGCTGCTGGCCACCACCATGGAGGAGGCGCGGGGGAGGATCCCCGCCTCGACGGCGACGCTGACCGAGACCGCCGACGGGATCCTGCTGGAGACCAGGGCCGAGCGGCTGGACGGGATGGCGCAGATGCTGGCCGGGCTCGGCTGGCCGTTCACCGTGATCACGCCGGACGGGCTGCGCGGGGAGATCAGGGCGCTGGCCGGCCGGCTCAGCGAGGCGGCAGGCGCGGGACCGTGA
- a CDS encoding MerR family transcriptional regulator, with the protein MRQDLDGPYLRSGQVAEQAGVNPQILRYYERRGLITEPRRSPGGHRAYPPETVTLLAVIKAAQRLGFTLEEVAELIDTGRRGHPTPDLRARAQEKIAEVDARIADLTTIRRALSAVVSAGCDSLTHCTCPDCPLPFADLAGDRAPEENRPL; encoded by the coding sequence GTGAGACAGGACCTCGACGGGCCGTACCTGCGCAGCGGACAGGTGGCCGAGCAGGCCGGGGTCAACCCGCAGATCCTGCGCTACTACGAGCGCCGCGGGCTGATCACCGAACCGCGGCGCAGCCCCGGCGGGCATCGCGCCTATCCGCCGGAGACCGTCACCCTGCTGGCGGTGATCAAAGCGGCGCAGCGGCTCGGTTTCACCTTGGAGGAGGTGGCCGAGCTGATCGACACCGGCCGGCGCGGTCACCCCACTCCGGACCTGCGTGCCCGCGCCCAGGAAAAGATAGCTGAGGTGGACGCGCGGATCGCCGACCTGACCACCATCCGGCGCGCGCTCAGCGCGGTGGTGAGCGCCGGCTGCGACAGCCTGACCCACTGCACCTGCCCCGACTGCCCACTGCCCTTCGCCGACCTGGCCGGCGACCGCGCCCCCGAGGAGAACCGACCGCTGTGA
- a CDS encoding FAD-dependent monooxygenase — translation MHTDVIVVGAGPTGLLLAAELALAGVGVRVLERNDAPTSQSRALTLHPRSMEMMDLRGIADRFLARGHTLPGWHFAGLNTRLDFTALDTRHGYTLFLEQARTEELLDARARELGAEIVRGCQVTAVRQEPDGVVVETARGETLRASYVVGCDGGRSIVRQAAGIPFDGTDETLSGMLGDFAVTGPDAAHSAEAHGVLAVPLEGGLTRFVVIDPERMRVPSDRPLTYEEFRQALTNIAGTDFNVAEPHWLSRFGNATRLAGRYRQGRLLVAGDAAHIHFPAAGQGLNTGLQDAMNLGWKLAAQVKDWAPEGLLDSYDAERRPVGAAVTANTEVQTLLMELTLVPQYHRPVMALRGMLDGLLRIGEVNRNLAASVSAIGTHYGDGSPAGARIPDLPISVAERPGVERLYQLLHDGRFLLVHTGKQAGASGRDDRVETVTATAWQPSPDLEEAEALLVRPDGHLAWAGPIEAEQQALLDWTGAAAVAP, via the coding sequence GTGCACACCGACGTGATCGTGGTGGGAGCCGGCCCCACCGGGCTGCTGCTGGCCGCGGAGCTGGCCCTGGCGGGCGTGGGGGTCCGCGTACTCGAACGGAACGACGCGCCCACCAGCCAGTCGCGGGCGCTCACGCTGCACCCGCGCAGCATGGAGATGATGGACCTGCGCGGCATCGCCGACCGTTTCCTGGCCCGCGGTCACACCCTGCCCGGGTGGCACTTCGCGGGCCTGAACACCCGCCTCGACTTCACCGCCCTGGACACCCGGCACGGCTACACCCTGTTCCTGGAGCAGGCCCGTACCGAGGAACTACTCGACGCCCGCGCCCGCGAGCTGGGGGCCGAGATCGTCCGCGGCTGTCAGGTCACCGCCGTGCGGCAGGAGCCGGACGGCGTCGTCGTCGAAACAGCCCGGGGAGAGACGCTACGCGCCTCGTACGTCGTGGGCTGCGACGGCGGACGCAGTATCGTCCGGCAGGCGGCGGGCATCCCCTTCGACGGCACCGACGAGACGCTGTCCGGTATGCTCGGCGACTTCGCCGTCACCGGTCCGGACGCCGCGCACTCGGCCGAGGCCCACGGCGTGCTGGCCGTGCCGCTGGAGGGCGGGCTGACCCGGTTCGTGGTCATCGATCCCGAACGCATGCGGGTGCCGTCTGACCGGCCCCTGACGTACGAGGAGTTCCGGCAAGCTCTGACGAACATCGCCGGCACGGACTTCAACGTCGCCGAGCCGCACTGGTTGTCGCGGTTCGGCAACGCGACCCGCCTGGCCGGGCGGTACCGGCAGGGCCGGCTCCTGGTGGCGGGAGACGCGGCCCACATCCACTTCCCGGCGGCGGGACAGGGCCTCAACACCGGTCTGCAGGACGCCATGAACCTGGGCTGGAAGCTCGCCGCCCAGGTCAAAGACTGGGCCCCGGAGGGGCTGTTGGACTCCTACGACGCCGAGCGTCGGCCGGTCGGCGCGGCCGTCACCGCCAACACCGAGGTGCAGACGCTGCTGATGGAACTGACGCTGGTGCCGCAGTACCACCGGCCGGTCATGGCGCTGCGCGGCATGCTCGACGGCCTCCTGCGCATCGGGGAGGTCAACCGCAACCTGGCCGCGTCGGTCTCGGCGATCGGCACCCACTACGGCGACGGCTCCCCGGCCGGGGCGCGGATACCGGACCTGCCGATCAGCGTCGCGGAGCGGCCCGGGGTCGAACGCCTGTACCAATTGCTGCACGACGGGCGGTTCCTGCTCGTCCATACGGGGAAGCAGGCTGGCGCGTCCGGCCGGGACGACCGCGTGGAGACGGTCACCGCCACGGCCTGGCAGCCCTCGCCCGACCTGGAGGAGGCCGAGGCGCTACTCGTCCGGCCGGACGGGCACCTCGCCTGGGCAGGGCCGATCGAGGCCGAGCAGCAGGCGCTGCTGGACTGGACCGGAGCGGCGGCGGTAGCGCCGTGA